Within the Streptomyces sp. NBC_00554 genome, the region CCGCCCGGCCCGTTCCTCCGCGGCGAGGAGACCGTCCAAGTCCGCGGGGAGGGAGGCACCGTCGGCCGCGGTGTCCGTGAAGACCCGCACGCCGAACCAGGCGTGCAACGGCGCCCCGATCCCGGCGAGCGTCGACGTCAGCGTGGAGAGCCGGTCGGCGCGCACGTCGAGGCCCAGGCGGTTCGTGTACGCGGTGGTGTCGAAGGCCGTCAGCGCCGCCGCCCAGTCCCCGGCCAGCCCGGACCGCATGGCCAGCGCGTCGGCGTTCCGTACGAGCAGCGAGAGCAGCCCGCCGGGGGCCAGCATCCGCGCGAGGCCCGCCAGCAGCGGGTCGGGCTCCTGCACGTACATCAGTACGCCATGGCACAGCACCACGTCGAAGCTGCCCGGCAGGAAGTGGACACCCGTCTCGCGCCCGTCACCCTCGATGAGGCGCACGCGCCCCCGGATGCCCTCGGGCTCGGCGGCCAGCGCCTGACGGGCCACGGCCAGCATCTTCGCGTCCTGCTCGAGACCGGTCACCTGATGCCCGGCCCGGGCCAGCCGCAGCGCCTGCGTCCCCTGGCCCATCCCGACGTCAAGGACCCGCAGCCGCTGCCCGACGGGATACCGCCCGGCTATCTGCTCGTCGAGCTGCCGGGCCACCAGCTCCTGCCGTACGACATCACGCAGTCCGCCCAGCTTGCTCAGCCAGGCATCCACCGCGCCCCCGGAGAAAGATGTCGCGCTCAGGGCCGCTCTCCGCGCTTGACCTGCGGCTTCGGCAGCCGGAGTCGACGCATCTGGAGAGTACGCATCAGCGCGTAGGCGACCGCGCCCTTCCTGGGCAGGTCCGGGAAGCGCGTGCTCAGCTGCTTCTTCAGCCGGATCGCGATGCCGATCGAGTCGACCACGATCAGCAGGATGACCACGAGCCACAGCAGCAGCGCGATGTTCTGCAGCGAGCCCACCCGCACCATGCTCAGCACGAGGATGATCACGGCCAGCGGCAGGAAGAACTCGGCGATGCAGAACCGCGAGTCAACGAAGTCGCGGGCGAACTTCCGCACCGGGCCCTTGTCGCGGGCGGGCAGATAACGCTCGTCACCGTTGGCCAGCGCCTGACGCTGCCGCTCCATCGCGGCGCGACGCTCGTCGCGATTCCGCTTGGAAGCCTCCTTGCGCGTCGTCGGCGTGTTCGCCACGCTGCGACGCTGGGTCTGGGCCTCACTGCGCTTGGGCGTG harbors:
- a CDS encoding methyltransferase domain-containing protein, with the translated sequence MARQLDEQIAGRYPVGQRLRVLDVGMGQGTQALRLARAGHQVTGLEQDAKMLAVARQALAAEPEGIRGRVRLIEGDGRETGVHFLPGSFDVVLCHGVLMYVQEPDPLLAGLARMLAPGGLLSLLVRNADALAMRSGLAGDWAAALTAFDTTAYTNRLGLDVRADRLSTLTSTLAGIGAPLHAWFGVRVFTDTAADGASLPADLDGLLAAEERAGRTDPYRQVAALLHLCGVRG
- a CDS encoding DUF3043 domain-containing protein, with the translated sequence MRAHRVPLGFVFRSRAKEEKAPADKAAVTDSKQTRDPQAPKGRPTPKRSEAQTQRRSVANTPTTRKEASKRNRDERRAAMERQRQALANGDERYLPARDKGPVRKFARDFVDSRFCIAEFFLPLAVIILVLSMVRVGSLQNIALLLWLVVILLIVVDSIGIAIRLKKQLSTRFPDLPRKGAVAYALMRTLQMRRLRLPKPQVKRGERP